The Aureispira anguillae genome contains a region encoding:
- a CDS encoding helix-turn-helix domain-containing protein produces the protein MDETLKAHLMDLIDRQNEIIIQQGAKLDALEEEIEKGEIYKNNFVTTREVSRILGLKPRTIRKYNYDGLLTGKKRKKEGMLYFPLKQVMEYRRENFKHWAFFE, from the coding sequence ATGGATGAAACACTTAAGGCCCATTTGATGGACCTGATAGATCGACAAAATGAAATAATAATTCAGCAGGGAGCGAAACTGGATGCATTAGAAGAGGAGATCGAAAAAGGAGAGATCTATAAAAATAATTTTGTAACCACGAGGGAGGTGTCCCGAATTTTAGGATTAAAGCCAAGAACAATAAGGAAGTACAACTATGACGGGCTTTTGACAGGAAAGAAGCGAAAAAAAGAAGGAATGCTTTATTTCCCATTAAAACAGGTCATGGAATACCGAAGGGAAAACT